The Vicia villosa cultivar HV-30 ecotype Madison, WI unplaced genomic scaffold, Vvil1.0 ctg.002324F_1_1, whole genome shotgun sequence genome includes a window with the following:
- the LOC131638489 gene encoding putative calcium-transporting ATPase 13, plasma membrane-type, whose amino-acid sequence MTLTLFTNMNHIDTLLNAPNTYTTHNQKRWHNAFITIYCSRAFNSHFTNKPKITPIQSFTVLDINSPHSFTIDQQTLIHLVKDKNIETLHTHAGGLEGIASSLQTNTDFGINHDSEDIAIRKQVFGSNTYNKPPSKSFIHFVLEAFKDVTILILLVCASLSLGFGIKEHGIKEGWYDGGSIFLAVFIVISMSSISNFKQNKQFDKLSQVSNGIQIDLVRSGRRQKVSIFEIVVGDIVCLKIGDQVPADGLFVDGHSLRVDESSMTGESDHVEISKHHHPFLFSGTKVADGYAKMLVTSVGMNTTWGQMMSSISNDNDEETPLQTRLNKLTSSIGKGGLAVAFLVLVVLLIRYFTGNTETDNGVREFNGRKTSFDEVMNAVIGIISDAVTIVVVAIPEGLPLAVTLTLAYSMKKMMADQAMVRKLSACETMGSATTICTDKTGTLTLNQMKVTKFWLGLEPLEEGAYLNVDPFVLQLIKEGVAHNTTGGVHESKSDSDSKFEFSGSPTEKAILSWAVSELNMEMETLTKSCSIIQVETFNSKKKRSGVLLRRNIDNKINAHWKGAAEMVLRMCSKYYDAYGIAKHLDNETMSKFESIIQGMAASSLRCIAFAYAEVEVQELGDEGENSKIMVKDNGLTLLGLVGIKDPCRPGVKTAVEACQHAGVNVKMITGDNIFTAKAIAFECGILRANQDTDETVIEGEQFRNFTHEERLEKVEKISVMARSSPFDKLLMVQCLKEKGHVVAVTGDGTNDAPALKEADIGLSMGIQGTEVAKESSDIVILDDNFASIVTVLNWGRCVYNNIQKFIQFQLTVNVAALVINFVAAVSAGEVPLTAVQLLWVNLIMDTLGALALATEKPTKELMDQKPVGRTKPLITNIMWRNLLSQAFYQIVILLTLQFKGEAIFGLTSKVNDTLIFNTFVLCQVFNEFNARKLEKKNVFEGIFKSKLFMGIVGVTLVLQVVMVEFLKKFADTERLNWREWIICIGLASVSWPIGFVVKLLPVSDKPLLDFLSLRKRL is encoded by the exons ATGACATTGACTTTGTTCACAAACATGAACCACATTGACACACTTCTCAATGCACCCAACACCTATACAACACACAACCAAAAAAGATGGCACAATGCTTTCATCACAATCTATTGTTCTAGAGCTTTCAACTCACATTTTACCAACAAACCTAAAATCACTCCCATCCAATCTTTCACTGTCCTTGATATCAACTCACCTCACTCTTTCACCATTGATCAACAAACTCTTATTCATCttgtcaaagacaaaaatattgaAACCCTTCATACACATGCTGGAGGACTCGAAGGTATTGCTTCATCTCTTCAAACCAACACTGACTTTGGTATCAATCATGATTCTGAAGACATTGCTATTAGAAAACAAGTGTTTGGATCCAACACATACAATAAACCACCTTCAAAGAGTTTCATTCATTTTGTTCTTGAAGCATTTAAGGATGTCACAATTCTAATCCTTTTGGTTTGTGCTTCTCTTTCACTTGGCTTTGGTATCAAGGAACATGGAATCAAAGAAGGTTGGTATGATGGTGGTAGCATTTTTCTAGCTGTTTTCATTGTTATTTCAATGTCATCCATAAGTaacttcaaacaaaacaaacaatttgATAAATTGTCTCAAGTTAGCAATGGTATTCAAATTGATTTGGTTCGAAGTGGTCGCAGACAAAAGGTGTCAATCTTTGAGATTGTTGTTGGTGATATTGTTTGTTTGAAGATTGGTGATCAAGTACCCGCCGATGGATTGTTCGTAGACGGACATTCACTCAGAGTTGATGAATCCAGCATGACTGGTGAGAGCGATCATGTAGAGATTAGTAAACACCATCATCCTTTTTTGTTTTCCGGAACAAAAGTTGCTGACGGATATGCCAAAATGCTAGTTACATCGGTCGGTATGAACACAACATGGGGACAAATGATGAGTTCTATAAGCAATGACAATGATGAAGAAACACCTTTGCAGACAAGGTTGAATAAGCTAACATCATCCATCGGAAAGGGTGGTTTGGCCGTGGCGTTTTTAGTTCTTGTTGTATTGCTCATTCGATATTTCACCGGGAATACAGAGACTGATAACGGAGTTCGAGAATTCAACGGAAGAAAGACTAGTTTTGATGAAGTGATGAATGCAGTGATTGGAATTATTTCTGATGCTGTtactattgttgttgttgctatccCGGAGGGTTTGCCATTAGCTGTGACATTGACTCTTGCTTATTCGATGAAGAAAATGATGGCTGATCAAGCTATGGTCAGAAAACTTTCTGCATGTGAGACTATGGGATCTGCTACTACTATTTGCACAGATAAAACAG GCACACTCACATTGAATCAGATGAAGGTGACAAAATTTTGGCTTGGTCTAGAACCATTGGAAGAGGGTGCATACTTAAATGTTGATCCATTTGTTCTTCAATTGATCAAAGAAGGAGTTGCTCATAATACAACTGGTGGTGTTCATGAATCTAAATCAGACTCTGATTCAAAATTTGAGTTTTCTGGTAGTCCAACAGAAAAGGCAATATTATCTTGGGCTGTTTCGGAATTGAATATGGAGATGGAAACTTTGACAAAAAGTTGTTCTATTATTCAAGTTGAGACTTTCAACtccaaaaagaaaagaagtggAGTTTTGTTGAGAAGAAATATTGACAACAAAATAAATGCACATTGGAAAGGAGCAGCAGAGATGGTTCTAAGAATGTGTTCAAAATACTATGATGCTTATGGTATTGCAAAACATCTTGATAATGAGACTATGTCGAAATTTGAAAGCATTATTCAAGGTATGGCAGCTAGTAGTCTCCGTTGTATCGCTTTCGCATATGCTGAAGTTGAAGTTCAAGAGCTAGGAGATGAAGGAGAAAACAGCAAGATAATGGTAAAAGACAATGGTTTAACATTGTTAGGACTTGTTGGTATTAAGGATCCGTGTCGTCCGGGGGTGAAGACCGCGGTGGAAGCTTGCCAACATGCTGGTGTGAATGTCAAAATGATAACAG GTGACAATATTTTCACTGCAAAAGCTATAGCATTTGAATGCGGGATTCTTCGAGCTAATCAAGACACAGATGAAACCGTGATTGAAGGCGAACAATTTCGCAACTTCACACACGAAGAAAGGTTAGAGAAAGTTGAAAAAATCAGTGTGATGGCAAGATCATCTCCATTTGACAAACTTCTAATGGTTCAATGCTTAAAAGAAAAAGGGCATGTAGTTGCTGTAACAGGAGATGGTACCAATGATGCACCAGCATTGAAAGAAGCTGATATTGGACTTTCAATGGGAATTCAAGGTACAGAAGTTGCAAAAGAGAGTTCAGATATTGTTATATTAGATGACAATTTTGCATCTATAGTAACAGTTTTGAATTGGGGAAGATGTGTTTACAACAACATCCAAAAATTCATTCAATTTCAATTAACAGTGAATGTGGCTGCACTTGTTATCAACTTTGTAGCAGCAGTTTCAGCAGGAGAAGTTCCATTAACAGCAGTTCAATTATTATGGGTCAATTTGATTATGGATACATTAGGTGCTTTGGCTCTTGCAACTGAAAAACCTACTAAGGAATTAATGGATCAAAAACCTGTTGGTAGAACAAAGCCTCTTATTACCAACATTATGTGGAGGAATCTTCTGTCACAAGCTTTCTACCAAATAGTAATTTTGCTGACTCTTCAGTTCAAAGGGGAGGCTATTTTTGGTTTGACATCAAAGGTGAATGACACATTGATTTTCAATACATTTGTTCTTTGTCAAGTGTTTAATGAGTTCAATGCAAGGAAGTTGGAgaagaagaatgtttttgaaggGATATTTAAAAGCAAATTGTTTATGGGAATTGTTGGTGTGACATTGGTGCTTCAAGTAGTGATGGTTGAGTTTTTGAAGAAATTTGCTGATACAGAAAGGTTGAATTGGAGAGAATGGATTATTTGTATTGGTCTTGCTTCTGTTTCTTGGCCGATTGGTTTTGTTGTGAAGTTGCTACCTGTCTCAGATAAACCATTACTTGATTTTCTGAGTTTGAGGAAGAGACTATGA